A single region of the Triticum dicoccoides isolate Atlit2015 ecotype Zavitan chromosome 2B, WEW_v2.0, whole genome shotgun sequence genome encodes:
- the LOC119368095 gene encoding uncharacterized protein LOC119368095: MENHSPSLKLIWGPPGTGKTKTISTILWAMLIKGLKTLTCAPTNTAVLEVASRIVRLIGESSDGSVCFLNNIVLFGNKERMKIDGDHDLSTVFLDSRAKRLSSCFVPHTGWRHCLCSLIDLIENPVTRYKLHIEHILREKEISEKHGDKRLQRKDAHSLRPRYPLGHVVAPFSLFCKTIHNRSEGDEEECHKEGWHDYEAMMEAFREVPFEKYLKDRYNKLSEDLCCCIEILYNDYPRSSEAEQSFQCMLEVLELIEILHAFINRDRGNDDIWSEELLEGKVEEDSNPISWPEKLACVRTNTCSKSKFKLARSLCVQELRYLRKNLELPNYYTKREIQLHLLQSAKCILCTVSSSFTLYGVLMDDSSSVKLNPLELLIVDEAAQLKECETLIPLQLPGIKQAVFIGDEYQLPALVKSKVSYMCWLFSSFNFSFESNVLTCNMIL; this comes from the coding sequence ATGGAGAACCACTCACCTTCCCTAAAACTAATATGGGGGCCCCCTGGGACAGGTAAAACAAAAACTATCAGCACTATCCTGTGGGCAATGCTCATCAAGGGCTTAAAGACACTTACCTGTGCACCAACCAATACTGCCGTATTGGAAGTTGCATCTCGAATTGTCAGGCTTATTGGAGAGTCCTCAGATGGTAGCGTCTGCTTTCTGAATAACATTGTCCTGTTTGGAAATAAGGAGAGGATGAAAATAGATGGTGATCATGATCTTTCCACGGTATTCCTTGACTCACGTGCAAAGCGGTTGTCGTCATGTTTCGTACCACATACTGGTTGGAGGCATTGCTTGTGCTCACTGATAGATCTTATTGAGAATCCTGTGACCAGGTACAAATTGCATATTGAGCATATTCTTAGGGAAAAGGAGATTTCTGAAAAGCATGGGGACAAACGCCTCCAGCGCAAGGATGCACATTCTTTGCGCCCTCGTTATCCTTTAGGTCATGTTGTCGCACCTTTCTCTCTGTTCTGCAAGACAATCCATAACAGGTCTGAAGGTGACGAAGAAGAGTGCCATAAGGAAGGATGGCATGACTATGAAGCTATGATGGAGGCATTCAGAGAAGTACCATTCGAGAAGTATTTGAAAGATAGATACAACAAACTTTCTGAGGATTTGTGTTGTTGCATTGAGATACTGTATAATGATTATCCAAGAAGCTCTGAAGCAGAACAGAGTTTTCAGTGTATGCTGGAAGTGCTTGAATTAATCGAAATTCTCCATGCTTTTATAAATCGTGACAGGGGTAATGATGATATATGGTCAGAGGAACTTCTTGAGGGCAAAGTAGAAGAGGACAGTAATCCTATTTCCTGGCCTGAGAAGCTAGCCTGTGTGCGGACTAACACATGCAGTAAATCCAAGTTCAAGCTGGCCAGATCCCTGTGTGTGCAAGAATTAAGATATCTTCGCAAAAACTTGGAGCTTCCAAATTATTACACCAAGAGGGAAATTCAACTGCATCTTCTGCAGAGCGCGAAATGCATTCTTTGTACAGTTTCCAGTTCTTTCACGTTGTACGGTGTGCTCATGGACGATTCTTCTTCTGTTAAGTTGAATCCTCTGGAGTTGCTGATTGTTGATGAGGCTGCACAGCTTAAAGAGTGTGAGACCTTAATTCCCTTGCAGCTGCCAGGCATAAAGCAGGCTGTTTTTATTGGAGACGAATATCAGTTACCTGCTCTGGTGAAAAGCAAAGTAAGCTATATGTGTTGGCTATTCTCTTCTTTCAATTTTTCCTTTGAGAGCAATGTATTGACATGTAATATGATTCTGTAG